A single window of Oxyura jamaicensis isolate SHBP4307 breed ruddy duck chromosome 3, BPBGC_Ojam_1.0, whole genome shotgun sequence DNA harbors:
- the LOC118164634 gene encoding uncharacterized protein LOC118164634 yields the protein MMLCAFYYCIFEENVGPSYVFTSSFINTLSANHLQWQPLLQTDWHPGFHGNRKKKGVKSNESSECLSFTVWHQDLVLLELITYQTASKSCKLCSKNHERLSIWQGAHRASLPNEEWPSSTHNMCICNSVDCTPYSVKSLRRFFPPICVGY from the exons ATGATGTTATGTGCTTTTTACTATtgtatttttgaggaaaatgtgGGTCCCAGTTATGTATTTACTTCTTCATTTATTAATACATTATCTGCAAACCACCTGCAATGGCAGCCTCTTCTGCAGACTGACTGGCACCCTGGTTTCCatggcaacagaaaaaaaaaaggagtgaagTCAAATGAAAGCAGTGAATGCCTAAGCTTTACTG tGTGGCATCAAGACTTGGTTCTGCTAGAACTGATCACATATCAAACAGCTTCAAAAAGCTGCAAATTATGCTCTAAAAACCATGAGAGGTTGAGCATCTGGCAGGGGGCACACAGAGCATCTTTGCCAAATGAGGAATGGCCTTCATCCACTCACAATATGTGTATTTGCAACTCTGTGGATTGCACTCCATACAGTGTAAAG tcaCTAAGAAGATTCTTTCCCCCCATCTGTGTGGG